The genomic region CAACTTATCATTGTTAattaactgtatttttttttacttatatatctggtatatatCTGGTTGTAACTTGTAGATATTTAATACAATTTTTATGTTAAAAAATGTAGTGGCtgaggtgtaaaaaaaaataaatagtcccaataggattttaaaaaaatgtagttAAACTTCAAAAGTCACCACAGAGGTCAAAAGAGGCCACCAGGCTTTAATGTGATTCACACAGATCTTATTCAAACAAAGCATTTGGACGTGAGCTAATGCTATGGTCATTTTTTTGGTTGCTAGCAGGAGAAGGAGCTCTGAAGGGCACGTTGATGCATCGCTCATCGCACCTCTTATCTAACGTCTGTATTTTACCGCCACTCACGCTCAGGCTGCTTCTTGCCACACTTGCTGTTTCATCTCTTCCCACACGGACTTTGCTCTGCTCCTTCTCAACACAGCTTTTTGTTAGCGTGCGATAGGTTGAAGGTCACGGTGTCAGAGAGTGGGGGCTGCTGTATATGTGGcgtcatttatttcatttaactgtttgaattttggggggggggggcgggattATATATCCACTTTCTCCTCTGTAAGCATGATAATTGGCTAAATAGTCGTCTGAAATAATACCAAGCGAATTGTCTATTTTACGAGGCTACCATTCTAGCTGCGAGGGATACACAAGGTTGTCTTGTTCAAAAATGATCACAAGATCGTGTGCCGATTTGGCTCTTACCATAATCTTTAGTGTTACCAAAAACAAGGGAATCATTTTCTCAGCTAAATTAGAAGAAAGACTAGTGTTTTGCCCCACGGAATGCTGGGATTGCTCTGGTGGCTCCTGGATTTCAATCAACCTTGAAATGTAACTGGACACTGGAGCATcagacagagaagaggagacaCTGTCAAGGTCAATCACTAGCCTGCTATGCCATAGCTACAAGCAGCCTGATTGATttcaataacccccccccccccccccccccccgtcattCTGTCACATTGATTTAGGATATATTCTGTCAGGAAAAACTATGGCAGGACCGCATGCCACAACATTTATTATGTTTTTTCATTTATCAAGCACAGTATCCTCTTTTTGAATACCAAGGTGAAGAGCCCAGTTAGTGGATATAACATTTTGATTTATCATGTCGTATTGTTAGAACTCTACTTAAGTGGTACAAATAAGCCGACGGGAGTCGGGGCAATCTATTCTTATGCTGTGCACAGTGGCTGCAACAAGGAAGACAGTCGGGAGTAATGGGGTAAGCTGTCTGGCCTGTCGGCAGAACTGGGGGCATAACAATCATTTACTAGCCCAGAGTGAGAACTCgagagaaaacaaagcagagatgtttctttttttgttctgtcaCGTCCTCTTTGCATTTTGGCCTCTGTCTCATGGTTGACCCAGATAGCTAGCTTGTACAATAGCCTGCCTGCAGCCCTGTCGCTCTCTTACCTTTCCCAGTTAAAGCCTTTGATACTTTGTCTCAGCTCTGGATTCATGTTGAACTGGACAAGGCTCTACTCTTCCCTCAGCAGTGGACTTCTACACAGTCTGTCTCTCTCGAGTAGCTCCACACACTTCATCTCTTGTTCTACTACCTCCCAAATTCCtttcccccctttctttccATTCTGTTGAATCTTTTCACCGAGGTAAGAAAAAAGGGGGAGTGAAAGAGTGTGATCCAGACACTTCAAGCTCTGCATGCTCAGACAAGCAGGGCAATATTCCCCCAGCAGATTCCTGGCATGCCATAGTAACCTGCTGTTGGATCCTCTTTCAAACATTCAGACCCCTTGCAGAATGTCTGGCTTTTAAATGGGCGCGTGCGTGCCTgcatgtgcgcacacacgcatgcatatGAAATAGTTGGTGTATTTCAACAGGTTTAATTTCTTATTTCTGTTAGGACACTTCACGCAAACATTGCGCAATATTTTTTTACGGGGTCACGTAGATCTGTAGCTTCAGTTTGGTCCCGAGTGTGTGGGGTCACCAGCAGCCAGGGAGTAGCATGTCTGTAGGCTTTGGGTACATGATGACAGCCACTTGGAACGCTGGGTTCTTGGGACGGGCATGTCaacaaaccacaaaaataaaagtgttgtgCCTGTGGTCTGTGGTCTGATTAAACTAATATAGTATTTTTGGTGTTGTAGAGAGTGCGTGTACTGTCTAGTGTACTCTctcttgatttattttaccTTGTGTGTTAATGTCTCTCCTGCTTGACATTTCTTTACCCAGCAGAGTAGAGGATGTCCACAGATGCTTTTGGAGCCAGTGGCAGCGATGCCCAGCAAACCCTGCAGTCCTTCTGGCCTCGAGTCATGGAGGAGATCAGGAACCTGACCATGGTAGGCTTTGTCCCAGTGCCAGCTATATACGCCAATCATACTGTACTTAAGAGCTAATGCACAGATTTTGTTTAATGAAGAAATACATCGTCTGCTTCTTGTATGCGCTGAATGCTATCCAACCGTTATTTCCAGAAGGATTTTCGTGTGCAGGAATTACCCCTGGCTCGAATCAAGAAAATCATGAAATTGGATGAGGACGTGAAGGTACAAAGACTCATTAAATTGCATTTCTAACTCATGCCAAATGAATTCCTGAATGTCTAACCGATGATGGTTTTTATGGCTGTGTCTCAACACTGCCAACTCCTCATAactaatttatttattcctttttttaaatcaaaattgaATATCAAAACATTACCTTTGTCCATGCAGGAACAATGAAACATTACTAAGTGAAACTCCCAAATCATGCTGTAACCAACTACACGAGCTGCTGCAAAGTGCTGGTATAATACAATTCAGAGTAGCTTCTTTTTTAGCTTTTATCAGATCGTCAGCCAGGGCTTTTCATAGTTGCAGAAGAGAAAGCCTTAGAtcatgtgtgtgggtgtgtgtagctTGAATGTGCCGTGTCAAGAGTAATATCCACTTAGAAAAGCAAGAGATTAAAGCGGTAAAGAGATCAGGGCTTCCCTGTTTGCCTGGTGTATCTGAAGACAAGACCCCTTCTGACCCAGCAGCTTTCCCAGCTTGTGTACAGCTGCAGAGTCTTGTTATTACAGCTCAACTTGTACGTTTAGACCTGTGGTTAGTATCCATATAGCCTACTGCTGACCATTGCTGAGGATGGCATTTCTGTAGAAATAAGAGACCATTTGCCACTAAGACTTAAAAGGTTAGAGTTTTGTTGATCAGGGAGTTGGACAGCTCTTGTGTGCTCTTGTGATTATTTAATGCTCATTTTGTCCTGTCTATAGGCGTGATGAAGCCGTGTATTCAGTAATGGAGGATTAATGTTATAAGTGATGTGAGATTGATGCCTATAATGTGTGGGTGTATTTAAACACTCCATCTCCTTTGTGCAGATGATCAGTGCAGAGGCACCAGTCCTTTTTGCTAAGGCAGCACAGATCTTCATCACAGAGCTCACCCTCAGAGCATGGATCCACACTGAAGACAACAAGAGACGCACACTGCAGGTCTGCCTCTAAATTTCTCACTCCATTTCCACTCTGACAACAATCACCCAGCGTAACGGCTTTTCCCTTAACAATAAAAGTTGAACTGTGCTGTCACTGATCCCCCTCATCCATTACTTTGCTAACTCTGGTGTCTCGCAACTGAACAAGAAGAAGTGGTAATAATGTGAGAATAGAAACAGAAAATATACCTGCAGTTGTAACATAGCAGAGCTTGGCTCACATATGTGTCCAGAGGAAAACTGTGGAGCAGAACACGAAAGCCCTTAAGTCCACTTTATCCACGTACATACCTCTGAGAGATTAACAGCCCATggatatgtgtgtttatgtcaacACAGGTAGAAAAAGGGGCAGGTTTTAtgttgagaaaagaaaaaatgctTTGAAAGTGTGTTTACTCTGCAAGTGTCTTGGCTTATCTGACACATGGTCCTCCTTTAGCAGATTTCAGACTCCCTGTTGTCTGACCACTACCGAAGACTTAAATCGGCCTCTGTTCTAGGTTTGCATTTGTTATTGCAATACTTGGTGCCTTATGAGGATTATATATATGTGTGACATCTGTTTGCATAAGCAAGGAAAAATGGTACCCTCCACTTTACCGTGATAGTACACACATCACAGCCCTATTGTGAGGAAGGCACGCCAGCTGGGGTCACCCTAGCAACGCTCATCAATAGAACAAGTGTACCCTGTGTTACTAGATATTAATCAAGCTATAAATAGCTTCCAGTGGAGGGAGGGCCACAGTGGGGGGTCCTGACAGCCAATATCCTGTGGAAAATTCCACAGAGACGGAGCAGTGCCGTGGATATAGAACTGGCTATTTAGCATCAGAGGCCATTTACACGAGGGCAGCAAAGTGGCGTGATTAAATTATGCACACGGCACAAATCAGTTGTCGTCGGGTTTACATTTTCTAACATTCATGTAATGGTTGTCATTAGCCGATGAATTGTTAAGAAATATTTTGAGCTAACTTTGTAAATCTGCCGTTGATTAGAGCAATTGAAGTGTTGCTGAAGCAGGTAGAAGCAACTTTGGACTTTGTCGgcaataaaacaatatttaccaacattcttcttctttttctcttttcccatGAACTCAGTTGTGAAAGCAAATACCTGTTAGAGTACTACTGGGAACTTCAGTTCCCCAgtagcttttcctgctgctatTTAGGGACAGCTGACCTTAGGGCTTAAAGCATGATTATATATAGCACTGCATATATTGAATTAGCATAATTAAAGTGTGACTTCATCTCTTGACCTTTTGTCTCTGATATGTCCACAGAGGAACGACATTGCCATGGCCATTACCAAGTTTGATCAGTTTGACTTCCTGATCGACATCGTGCCACGTGATGACCTGAAACCTCCCAAACGTCAGGTAGGAAAGTGACAGACTTGTAAACCTACGGTCATTTGGGCCTTCCTCTGTCTATTATTGGCAACCCGGAGGAGCTGTAAACATCCTTGACTGGAAGCTGGGGTTTAAATTGTGAAGGCTTTCAGTCGGATGTTTACAGCATCTTATTGCCATTAACGCCCTCTTCTTACATGGAGAAAATAACACCGACAAGTGTGAGCGAACTGGAGATGCACCGTTTCAAATGTAGCATATCAGATGGAGGAATGACGTATTTGAAGTTGTCAAGTAGACTGTCTCCAGGCATGTAAACATCCTACACTCTCAGCTGTGTTGTCATGGAGCTGGGAGAGGGGTGTTTACGCTTCTGGTGATGGAGAAACCTCATCAAGTCTCGCTCATTAGGCAGCTGTGAGGAGCACAGTCAGTGTTTTCCGATATTCCAATGTGTTGTAGTGCCTAGCTCCGGCGTCATTTTTGTTACTTTTGCTTTTACTCTGCCTATTATTCACAGTTTCCATAGTGTAAGTTTTCATGCTGAGTTAAACTTCTGCCCAGTTTTCCCAAAGCCTTTGGGGATATAGTACAGCCCTGCATCGTGTAATGGATCCTCCATATTATATTACTGTTCTGTGTCAACGTTCCATCAGTTATTTATCCAACCTCCCACTTCTACTGCTACACCTCCAGAGATAATTCTTGGAGATTTAATGCAGTGATAGCTGTTAATACAACATGTGTGATCTTCAGGAGGAGATGCGTCAGGCGGCAACTCCTGCCGAGCCGGTACAGTACTACTTCACTCTGGCCCAGCAGCCAGGAGCTGTACAGGTGCAGGGCACACAACAGGCCCAGCAGCCCGGCACTCAGACCGCCACCACCATCCAGCCCGGCCAGATCATCATTGCACAGCCACAGCAAGGACAGGTacttttaaaaccatatatAAGAGATTTCCCAAAGGTTTTTCCACAAAATACTGCCACTACTTCCAATGGTCTTTTATCCAGATAAGCAAGAAGCAAAATaaacccagcagctgaaaagATTTCCTCTATTTTAACTGTACCCTGTGCTGCGAATCAAGCTGTGAAAAACATATTACTTGGCTTTTTAATAACAGTCCTCACATTCTGTAGCCTATTTGTGTCCCAGTGGAAGGAATAAGTATACCTGAGAACACACTTAGCTAATACA from Takifugu rubripes chromosome 12, fTakRub1.2, whole genome shotgun sequence harbors:
- the nfyc gene encoding nuclear transcription factor Y subunit gamma isoform X2 — translated: MSTDAFGASGSDAQQTLQSFWPRVMEEIRNLTMDFRVQELPLARIKKIMKLDEDVKMISAEAPVLFAKAAQIFITELTLRAWIHTEDNKRRTLQRNDIAMAITKFDQFDFLIDIVPRDDLKPPKRQEEMRQAATPAEPVQYYFTLAQQPGAVQVQGTQQAQQPGTQTATTIQPGQIIIAQPQQGQMLQGATMQQLQQVQVQSQGTPITSAPVAMQVGEGQQVQIVQAAAAQGSAQTAQAQGQTMQVMQQIITNTGEIQQIPVHVNTGQLQYIRLAQPVSGTQVVQGQIQTLANTQQITQTEVQQGQQQFSQFTDGQQLYQIQPVTMPAGQELTQTMFIQSTNQTADAQVTQVSTD
- the nfyc gene encoding nuclear transcription factor Y subunit gamma isoform X3, translated to MSTDAFGASGSDAQQTLQSFWPRVMEEIRNLTMKDFRVQELPLARIKKIMKLDEDVKMISAEAPVLFAKAAQIFITELTLRAWIHTEDNKRRTLQRNDIAMAITKFDQFDFLIDIVPRDDLKPPKRQEEMRQAATPAEPVQYYFTLAQQPGAVQVQGTQQAQQPGTQTATTIQPGQIIIAQPQQGQSAPVAMQVGEGQQVQIVQAAAAQGSAQTAQAQGQTMQVMQQIITNTGEIQQIPVHVNTGQLQYIRLAQPVSGTQVVQGQIQTLANTQQITQTEVQQGQQQFSQFTDGQQLYQIQPVTMPAGQELTQTMFIQSTNQTADAQVTQVSTD
- the nfyc gene encoding nuclear transcription factor Y subunit gamma isoform X4; the protein is MSTDAFGASGSDAQQTLQSFWPRVMEEIRNLTMDFRVQELPLARIKKIMKLDEDVKMISAEAPVLFAKAAQIFITELTLRAWIHTEDNKRRTLQRNDIAMAITKFDQFDFLIDIVPRDDLKPPKRQEEMRQAATPAEPVQYYFTLAQQPGAVQVQGTQQAQQPGTQTATTIQPGQIIIAQPQQGQSAPVAMQVGEGQQVQIVQAAAAQGSAQTAQAQGQTMQVMQQIITNTGEIQQIPVHVNTGQLQYIRLAQPVSGTQVVQGQIQTLANTQQITQTEVQQGQQQFSQFTDGQQLYQIQPVTMPAGQELTQTMFIQSTNQTADAQVTQVSTD
- the nfyc gene encoding nuclear transcription factor Y subunit gamma isoform X1; this translates as MSTDAFGASGSDAQQTLQSFWPRVMEEIRNLTMKDFRVQELPLARIKKIMKLDEDVKMISAEAPVLFAKAAQIFITELTLRAWIHTEDNKRRTLQRNDIAMAITKFDQFDFLIDIVPRDDLKPPKRQEEMRQAATPAEPVQYYFTLAQQPGAVQVQGTQQAQQPGTQTATTIQPGQIIIAQPQQGQMLQGATMQQLQQVQVQSQGTPITSAPVAMQVGEGQQVQIVQAAAAQGSAQTAQAQGQTMQVMQQIITNTGEIQQIPVHVNTGQLQYIRLAQPVSGTQVVQGQIQTLANTQQITQTEVQQGQQQFSQFTDGQQLYQIQPVTMPAGQELTQTMFIQSTNQTADAQVTQVSTD